Proteins found in one Corynebacterium freneyi genomic segment:
- the rplQ gene encoding 50S ribosomal protein L17 has translation MPKPKKGARLGGSASHQKKILANLAKQLFEHGQIKTTDTKAKLLRPYAEKLITKAKGGTLADRRNAAKLLNDNYVVQYLFDELAPKFADREGGYTRIIKLGNRKGDNAPISLISLVTEETVTTEANRATRVAASKQAEEAKTEDAAEEAPEVEAEESTDAEAEAEATEAAAEEADEK, from the coding sequence ATGCCCAAGCCCAAGAAGGGCGCCCGTCTCGGCGGCTCCGCTTCCCACCAGAAGAAGATTCTGGCCAACCTGGCGAAGCAGCTGTTCGAGCACGGCCAGATCAAGACCACCGACACCAAGGCCAAGCTGCTGCGCCCCTACGCGGAGAAGCTGATCACCAAGGCCAAGGGCGGCACCCTGGCGGACCGCCGCAACGCCGCGAAGCTGCTGAACGACAACTACGTCGTCCAGTACCTCTTCGACGAGCTGGCGCCGAAGTTCGCCGACCGCGAGGGCGGCTACACCCGCATCATCAAGCTGGGTAACCGCAAGGGCGACAACGCCCCGATCTCGCTGATCTCGCTGGTCACCGAGGAGACCGTCACCACCGAGGCGAACCGCGCGACCCGCGTCGCCGCGTCCAAGCAGGCCGAGGAGGCCAAGACCGAGGACGCCGCCGAGGAGGCTCCGGAGGTCGAGGCCGAGGAGTCCACCGACGCCGAGGCCGAGGCCGAGGCCACCGAGGCCGCCGCCGAGGAGGCCGACGAGAAGTAA
- the truA gene encoding tRNA pseudouridine(38-40) synthase TruA: MNDSDANLPDRAPELVRLRLDVAYDGTDFHGWAAQGGPSGASLRTVQGTIEDALSKVLRQDAQLTVAGRTDAGVHALAQVAHVDVTRESLDTRSIGGDPARLVRRLARLLPDDVSIRACSFAPEGFDARFSALRRHYVYRITTADSGPLPTRARDTATWNRKVDLEVLNESAQVLVGLNDFAAFCRHRPNATTIRDLQSFEWRDVSTDAEPELYEARVTADAFCWSMVRSLVGACLATAEGRRPKGFTEGLLDERERSPLVPVAPAKGLALAGVDYPDDDELAARATKTRDIRVLPGEEHRAVGKGCPDTNPWFDGMPDR; this comes from the coding sequence GTGAACGACAGTGACGCGAATCTTCCCGATCGGGCCCCCGAGCTGGTGCGCCTGCGCCTGGACGTCGCCTACGACGGCACGGATTTCCATGGCTGGGCGGCGCAGGGCGGGCCCTCCGGGGCGTCGCTGCGAACGGTGCAGGGCACCATCGAGGACGCCCTGTCGAAGGTGTTGCGCCAGGACGCGCAGCTGACGGTGGCCGGCCGCACGGATGCGGGAGTGCATGCGTTGGCGCAGGTGGCGCACGTCGACGTCACCCGGGAGTCGTTGGACACCCGGTCCATCGGGGGCGATCCGGCCCGGTTGGTGCGGCGGCTGGCGCGGCTGTTGCCCGATGACGTGTCGATCCGGGCGTGTTCGTTCGCCCCGGAGGGCTTCGACGCGAGGTTTTCGGCTTTGCGACGTCACTACGTGTATCGCATCACGACCGCCGACTCGGGCCCGCTGCCGACGCGGGCGCGGGATACGGCGACGTGGAACCGCAAGGTCGACCTGGAGGTTCTGAACGAGTCGGCGCAAGTGCTCGTGGGCCTGAACGACTTCGCCGCGTTTTGCCGGCACCGGCCGAATGCGACGACCATCCGTGACCTGCAGTCCTTCGAATGGCGCGACGTGTCCACGGACGCCGAGCCGGAGCTGTACGAGGCCCGCGTGACCGCCGACGCCTTCTGCTGGTCGATGGTGCGTTCGCTCGTCGGAGCGTGTCTGGCCACGGCGGAGGGCCGACGCCCGAAGGGCTTCACCGAAGGGCTCCTCGACGAACGCGAAAGGTCGCCCCTGGTGCCGGTCGCCCCGGCGAAGGGGCTGGCGTTGGCCGGCGTCGACTACCCGGACGACGACGAGCTCGCCGCCCGCGCCACGAAGACCCGCGACATCCGCGTGCTGCCCGGCGAAGAACACCGCGCGGTGGGGAAGGGCTGCCCGGACACGAACCCATGGTTCGACGGGATGCCCGACCGTTAA
- the eccD gene encoding type VII secretion integral membrane protein EccD, whose product MTLTSSMLRLRIDFMPGDGPTRRADLLVPADAPVATVLPELIDAFGATAAPGASWRVRLPDGSIADSETGLAEAGVRDGDRLVVVDDPGPAPPPMVIDVADVLADDAPGTGVVDAAVGPVIAAAATVVAVIGVLAMSPHDAVLGAGVAGALALSAAGGLRIAMRRGGGAAAVSFLACQTLVCAALGGAALTGIRAADAGVDWRFTAGLVPGAAVSSLALLMLRPARRDIAAALTAVGAAGLTLALGAAGFAAALRWFAEAGPAAALTIALVVIVLAAAPGMCVAAAGVRVPRIPAAGEPFPDDPDPDDPVDVIASRAGRFLDGTVAGASIVLVAAAAPIAVGSPGGWALGLLAAVTVLCLIQSRGHARIIPSAALACAGASLLIGVAVSQWDAGRWPVALLVCAPLLAATAVTAVPSSRVTPTMRRVLELIEAVAITVSLPLAAVVAGIPDLAAGLIR is encoded by the coding sequence ATGACACTGACGTCGTCGATGCTGCGGCTGCGAATCGACTTCATGCCCGGCGACGGGCCGACGCGACGCGCGGACCTGCTCGTCCCCGCGGACGCGCCGGTGGCCACGGTGCTGCCGGAATTGATCGACGCCTTCGGGGCCACGGCCGCGCCGGGCGCGTCATGGCGGGTGCGGCTGCCGGACGGGTCCATCGCCGATTCCGAAACCGGACTCGCCGAGGCGGGGGTCCGCGACGGCGACAGGCTCGTGGTCGTGGATGATCCGGGGCCGGCGCCGCCGCCGATGGTCATCGACGTCGCCGACGTGCTCGCCGACGACGCACCCGGGACGGGGGTCGTCGATGCCGCGGTGGGGCCGGTGATCGCCGCGGCGGCCACCGTCGTCGCGGTGATCGGCGTGCTGGCGATGTCCCCTCACGACGCGGTCCTCGGCGCCGGGGTCGCCGGGGCCCTCGCCCTGTCCGCGGCGGGTGGTCTGCGCATCGCCATGCGCCGGGGCGGGGGCGCCGCCGCCGTGTCGTTCCTCGCCTGTCAGACCCTGGTCTGCGCCGCCCTCGGCGGTGCCGCCCTGACCGGCATCCGCGCCGCCGATGCCGGGGTCGATTGGCGTTTCACCGCCGGGCTCGTCCCCGGGGCGGCGGTGTCGTCGCTGGCGCTGCTGATGCTCCGGCCCGCCCGGCGCGACATCGCGGCAGCGTTGACCGCCGTCGGCGCGGCCGGGTTGACGCTGGCCCTGGGCGCCGCCGGTTTCGCCGCCGCCCTGCGGTGGTTCGCCGAGGCCGGGCCCGCCGCCGCCCTGACCATTGCGTTGGTCGTCATCGTCCTGGCCGCGGCCCCCGGCATGTGCGTGGCGGCGGCCGGGGTGCGGGTGCCGCGCATTCCCGCCGCTGGCGAACCGTTTCCGGATGATCCCGACCCCGATGATCCCGTCGACGTCATCGCGTCACGCGCGGGCCGCTTCCTCGATGGGACGGTCGCCGGCGCGTCAATCGTCCTCGTCGCGGCGGCCGCCCCGATCGCGGTGGGCTCCCCCGGCGGCTGGGCGCTGGGGTTGCTCGCCGCGGTGACGGTGCTGTGCCTGATCCAGTCGCGCGGTCATGCCCGGATCATTCCCTCCGCCGCCCTGGCCTGCGCGGGTGCGTCGCTGCTCATCGGGGTCGCGGTGTCGCAGTGGGACGCGGGGCGGTGGCCGGTGGCGTTGCTCGTGTGCGCGCCGTTGCTGGCGGCGACGGCCGTGACGGCGGTGCCGTCGAGTCGGGTCACCCCGACGATGCGGCGGGTTCTGGAGCTCATCGAGGCCGTGGCCATCACGGTGTCCCTGCCGTTGGCGGCGGTGGTCGCCGGTATTCCGGATCTCGCCGCGGGGCTGATCCGGTGA
- a CDS encoding DUF6541 family protein: MIWPTIVLVLLLVVPGAILGGASGLRSGWALALGPALTFAVTGLAGWLYGAIDVGFSTLTAALAWAAMIVVALIWRRVWQKRADAQGSASSSDEPGVLRRAVIALPAVTGVAVAFVTLAWASLSRLARAPGGIESIQQSWDVHWHAAVIKYALDTGMVSSTRMGEIQNLETGGEMYYPAAWHAFGAVVAEVTGLSVPATTNILGLVAPALLLPAGAAALGWRMVDRRSWTASIAAGLAAVLTTALPVMAPIGVYVGAWPYLLGIALTGATFAVLASAPHAPIRMFAGALALIGIGQLHPSAVPSTVLLLGSWWLFGRVWRPVRPELGAWKSRLRDVGLLAAPGILAAAFLLPQWLSASQQAEDVRAESATVDVDRAEAWYRAAAMLTRHAEDYGSIKPVIIVGLIGLVVLAVLLRRFWPAVSWLVSVVFTAHAINTFGGVIGDVLDAYTGLHYSTPHRLVLQTALLITAAGGAGVALIIATVGEWAGRRKAAPAQIDAAEPDATFADRITRTAPTPVPVAGLLVAAALVAGFVPWAIHRMAPINDHAYLQIRDNRLTSDRDLRAFDWLAEQPEAHEHRVFTNPNEGSAWMYMRNDIPTVFRHFVWPDADKTTATSMIYWHTDKIGWGEPWNPVAANQVDLALKKLDVGFIYVSPPYFWGDQKINMRMQEGAWWSRGLTPVYRDEEITIYAVNAVIAPERIAEMREDSPMPMPPMTTRGEAGVAEPGDPDYDDPHAWVPDFSVAYRGEGSVFTEDEEQLTVRPK, translated from the coding sequence GTGATTTGGCCCACCATCGTGTTGGTCCTGCTGCTCGTCGTCCCGGGCGCGATCCTGGGCGGGGCCTCGGGACTGCGCTCGGGCTGGGCGCTTGCCCTCGGCCCCGCCCTCACCTTCGCCGTCACCGGCCTGGCCGGCTGGCTCTACGGCGCGATCGACGTCGGCTTCTCCACGCTGACCGCCGCGCTGGCGTGGGCGGCGATGATCGTCGTCGCCCTGATCTGGCGCCGTGTGTGGCAGAAACGGGCGGACGCGCAAGGGTCGGCGTCGTCAAGCGATGAACCCGGCGTCCTGCGCCGCGCCGTCATCGCGCTGCCCGCGGTGACCGGCGTAGCCGTGGCGTTCGTGACGCTGGCCTGGGCCTCCCTGTCCCGACTCGCCCGCGCACCGGGCGGCATCGAATCCATCCAGCAGTCGTGGGACGTCCACTGGCACGCCGCGGTGATCAAATACGCGCTGGATACCGGCATGGTGTCGTCGACGCGGATGGGCGAGATCCAGAACCTCGAAACCGGCGGCGAGATGTACTACCCGGCCGCCTGGCACGCCTTCGGCGCCGTCGTGGCCGAAGTCACGGGCCTGAGCGTCCCCGCGACGACGAACATCCTGGGGCTCGTCGCCCCCGCCCTGCTGCTGCCGGCGGGTGCCGCGGCGCTGGGCTGGCGGATGGTCGACCGCCGCAGCTGGACCGCCTCCATCGCCGCCGGCCTGGCCGCGGTGCTCACCACCGCGCTGCCCGTCATGGCACCCATCGGCGTCTACGTTGGCGCCTGGCCCTACCTGCTGGGCATCGCGCTGACGGGCGCGACCTTCGCCGTGCTCGCGTCGGCCCCGCATGCCCCGATCCGGATGTTCGCCGGAGCGCTGGCGCTCATCGGCATCGGGCAGCTCCACCCTTCGGCCGTACCGTCGACTGTGTTGCTGCTGGGGTCCTGGTGGCTGTTCGGCCGCGTGTGGCGGCCGGTGCGCCCCGAGCTCGGCGCATGGAAGTCCCGGTTGCGCGACGTCGGCCTGCTGGCGGCACCCGGCATCCTCGCCGCGGCGTTCCTGCTGCCGCAGTGGCTGTCGGCCTCGCAGCAGGCCGAGGACGTCCGCGCCGAATCCGCCACCGTCGACGTCGACCGCGCCGAGGCCTGGTACCGGGCGGCGGCGATGCTCACCCGCCACGCGGAGGACTACGGATCGATCAAGCCCGTCATCATCGTCGGGCTCATCGGCCTGGTCGTGCTCGCGGTGCTGCTGCGCCGGTTCTGGCCGGCGGTGTCGTGGCTCGTGTCGGTGGTGTTCACCGCCCACGCGATCAACACCTTCGGCGGGGTCATCGGCGACGTGCTGGACGCGTACACCGGCCTGCACTACTCGACGCCCCACCGCCTGGTCCTGCAGACCGCACTGCTGATCACCGCGGCGGGCGGCGCCGGCGTGGCCCTCATCATCGCGACGGTCGGCGAGTGGGCGGGCCGTCGTAAAGCGGCCCCCGCGCAGATCGACGCCGCCGAACCCGACGCCACCTTCGCCGACCGGATCACGCGGACGGCCCCGACCCCGGTGCCGGTGGCCGGCCTGCTCGTCGCGGCCGCACTCGTCGCGGGTTTCGTGCCGTGGGCGATCCACCGCATGGCGCCGATCAACGACCACGCGTACCTGCAGATCCGGGACAACCGCCTGACCAGCGACCGCGACCTGCGCGCCTTCGACTGGCTCGCCGAACAGCCCGAAGCCCACGAACACCGGGTGTTCACCAACCCCAACGAGGGGTCGGCGTGGATGTACATGCGCAACGACATCCCGACGGTGTTCCGCCACTTCGTGTGGCCCGACGCCGACAAGACCACGGCGACGTCGATGATCTACTGGCACACCGACAAGATCGGCTGGGGCGAGCCGTGGAACCCGGTCGCCGCCAACCAGGTGGACCTGGCGCTGAAGAAACTCGACGTGGGCTTCATTTACGTGTCGCCGCCGTACTTCTGGGGCGACCAGAAGATCAACATGCGCATGCAGGAGGGCGCCTGGTGGTCGCGGGGCCTGACGCCGGTGTACCGCGACGAGGAGATCACCATCTACGCGGTCAATGCGGTGATCGCACCGGAGCGCATCGCCGAGATGCGCGAGGACTCGCCGATGCCCATGCCGCCGATGACCACCCGCGGCGAGGCGGGCGTGGCCGAGCCGGGCGACCCCGATTACGACGACCCGCACGCGTGGGTGCCGGACTTCTCCGTCGCCTACCGCGGCGAGGGGTCGGTGTTCACCGAGGACGAGGAGCAGCTGACGGTGCGCCCGAAGTAG
- a CDS encoding S8 family serine peptidase, with amino-acid sequence MTTACLLPSDVSAQARCTGTGASSPAIVAEPTVAERALRFRDAWEVSDGAGVTIAIIDTGVADHPRLGGVIDGGDVTGTADAFHDCDAHGTFVAGLAAGRPGGDSFAGVAPGAAVLSIRHTTGDAGTLLSLSDAIDSAVRGGARVINISLTSCAPAGTVPPGAPEVTAAVQRAEEAGAVVVAAAGNAGGDCPDGAVAWPAILEEVIAVTAVDVFPEPDADHAPAGYALTADWVDVAAPGGPVVGPSPDGETIADLHVTESRTSPIAGTSFAAPLVSGTAALILSRDPSLSPTQVRRIIADTASPAATTVGVGAGVVDPVAAVARTGIDRGIRADEGDATTGAASAPTPPPAVDHVPSHRIAALGTMAVIAVVARAAWSGGAIRDGAVGRDGTTGGAAGNAVRSRPMRRSS; translated from the coding sequence GTGACGACGGCCTGTCTTCTCCCCTCCGACGTCTCGGCCCAGGCCCGCTGCACGGGCACCGGGGCGTCGTCGCCGGCGATCGTGGCCGAGCCGACCGTCGCCGAGCGGGCGCTGCGGTTCCGCGACGCGTGGGAGGTGTCCGACGGGGCGGGCGTCACCATCGCGATCATCGACACCGGGGTGGCCGATCACCCGCGGTTAGGCGGTGTCATCGACGGCGGCGACGTGACGGGCACCGCCGACGCATTCCACGACTGCGACGCCCACGGCACGTTCGTCGCCGGGTTGGCGGCCGGTCGTCCGGGCGGGGATTCCTTCGCCGGCGTCGCACCCGGCGCGGCGGTGTTGTCCATCCGCCACACCACCGGCGATGCGGGCACGCTGCTGTCGTTGTCCGACGCCATCGATTCCGCGGTGCGGGGCGGGGCGCGGGTGATCAACATTTCGTTGACCTCGTGCGCGCCTGCCGGCACCGTCCCGCCCGGCGCGCCGGAGGTCACGGCCGCCGTGCAACGCGCCGAGGAAGCCGGGGCGGTCGTCGTCGCGGCGGCGGGCAACGCCGGCGGAGATTGCCCGGACGGCGCGGTGGCCTGGCCGGCGATCCTCGAGGAGGTCATCGCCGTCACGGCCGTCGACGTCTTCCCGGAGCCGGACGCCGACCACGCCCCGGCCGGGTACGCGCTCACCGCGGACTGGGTCGACGTCGCCGCACCCGGCGGCCCCGTCGTCGGCCCTTCCCCGGACGGAGAAACCATCGCCGACCTGCACGTCACGGAGTCGCGCACGTCGCCGATCGCGGGCACCAGTTTCGCGGCGCCCCTGGTGTCGGGCACGGCGGCGTTGATCCTTTCGCGTGACCCGTCGCTGTCGCCGACGCAGGTGCGCCGGATCATCGCCGACACCGCGTCGCCCGCCGCGACCACCGTGGGCGTCGGCGCGGGCGTCGTCGATCCCGTGGCGGCGGTGGCCCGCACCGGCATCGACCGCGGCATCCGCGCCGACGAGGGCGATGCGACGACGGGTGCCGCATCAGCGCCGACGCCGCCCCCGGCAGTCGATCACGTGCCCTCGCACCGTATCGCCGCCCTCGGGACCATGGCCGTCATCGCGGTGGTGGCCCGTGCGGCATGGTCCGGCGGAGCCATCCGCGACGGCGCAGTCGGCCGGGACGGGACAACCGGCGGTGCCGCCGGGAATGCGGTCAGATCGCGGCCAATGCGGCGGTCTTCGTGA
- the eccB gene encoding type VII secretion protein EccB, giving the protein MPRTPTTPAQISGHRFLVRRVEHALVRADARMLHDPLRTRGRAVAAGAALLVLVLAGTVILGLIRPRDGAADADLLLVRDTGALHVRIDDRVHPVANLASARLVLGQPAEAVRVGPDALAGIAAGHPVGIPAAPDIAAGDPASAPPSVGVCEEAAPGLHEPVLVRSTVVRMGELPAGGASALVTDGEATWLVHDGRRARIDVGDPVLSRALGLAAAPVRPVGAHLLAAIPERGPVTVPHVPGQGDPSGFPAPFDVVGTVVAVGQRRVVVRDDGAVDVAPVVADVLAAGGGTRTATEVELAGIPVAAGIDAGGLPGEIPDWAPAEGWLCVDADAETTTVTHGRAPHDVVPYPGADGTGPGVDGFSSPLRSTTAVDTGGGVHLVSAGGTRHLVENRGALAALGYPSTVAVPWRVLATFREGPELTKTAALAAI; this is encoded by the coding sequence ATGCCTCGCACTCCGACCACGCCCGCGCAGATCAGCGGGCACCGTTTTCTCGTCCGCAGGGTGGAGCACGCCCTGGTGCGGGCCGACGCCCGGATGCTCCACGATCCGCTGCGCACCCGGGGGCGTGCGGTGGCGGCCGGTGCGGCGCTGCTGGTGCTGGTGCTGGCGGGCACGGTGATTCTCGGCCTGATCCGCCCCCGCGATGGTGCGGCCGACGCCGATCTGCTGCTCGTGCGGGATACGGGCGCGTTGCACGTGCGCATCGACGACCGCGTCCATCCCGTGGCGAATTTGGCGTCGGCGCGGTTGGTGCTGGGACAGCCGGCGGAGGCCGTGCGGGTGGGCCCCGACGCTCTTGCGGGGATTGCGGCGGGGCACCCAGTGGGCATTCCCGCGGCACCGGACATCGCGGCGGGCGACCCCGCGTCCGCGCCGCCGTCGGTGGGGGTGTGCGAGGAGGCGGCGCCCGGCCTGCACGAGCCGGTCCTGGTGCGTTCGACGGTGGTTCGGATGGGGGAGCTGCCCGCCGGCGGGGCGTCGGCGCTGGTCACCGATGGTGAGGCGACGTGGCTGGTCCACGATGGCCGGCGGGCGCGCATCGATGTCGGCGACCCGGTGCTGTCCCGGGCCCTCGGGTTGGCGGCGGCGCCGGTGCGTCCGGTCGGCGCGCATCTGCTCGCAGCCATTCCGGAGCGCGGCCCCGTGACGGTCCCGCACGTTCCGGGCCAGGGAGATCCGTCCGGTTTTCCCGCCCCGTTCGACGTGGTGGGAACGGTGGTCGCGGTGGGGCAGCGTCGGGTGGTGGTGCGCGACGACGGTGCCGTGGACGTCGCCCCGGTCGTCGCGGACGTGCTCGCGGCGGGCGGAGGGACGCGGACGGCCACCGAGGTCGAGCTCGCCGGGATCCCCGTGGCCGCCGGCATCGATGCCGGCGGTCTGCCCGGGGAGATCCCCGACTGGGCGCCGGCGGAGGGCTGGTTGTGCGTCGACGCCGACGCGGAGACGACCACCGTGACCCACGGGCGGGCGCCGCACGACGTCGTCCCGTACCCGGGCGCCGACGGGACCGGACCCGGCGTAGACGGCTTTTCGTCGCCGCTGCGGTCGACGACGGCGGTGGACACCGGAGGCGGCGTGCATTTGGTTTCGGCGGGCGGGACCCGGCACCTGGTGGAAAACCGCGGCGCGCTGGCTGCGCTGGGCTATCCGTCGACGGTCGCGGTGCCGTGGCGGGTGCTCGCGACATTCCGAGAGGGGCCCGAGCTCACGAAGACCGCCGCATTGGCCGCGATCTGA